In one window of Bradyrhizobium sp. AZCC 1721 DNA:
- a CDS encoding RNA polymerase sigma factor has product MSAFRQSVEAMIPALRRYARALARDADIADDLVQDTLVRALRSERLFLGGDVRSWLYTILTNLNKNRRRSLARRPQFMPLLDNNPDASGTEAEGRDIARALATLVEEQRSVLLLVMLEGLSYREVANIQGVPIGTVMSRLARARAHVKASLEGERAALRRVK; this is encoded by the coding sequence ATGAGCGCGTTTCGTCAAAGTGTCGAAGCCATGATTCCGGCGCTCCGCCGCTATGCACGCGCACTCGCGCGCGATGCCGACATCGCCGACGACCTGGTGCAGGATACGCTGGTGCGTGCGTTGCGTTCCGAGCGGCTGTTTCTCGGCGGCGACGTCAGGAGCTGGCTCTATACGATCCTGACCAATTTGAACAAGAACCGGCGACGCTCGCTGGCGCGGCGGCCGCAATTCATGCCGCTGCTCGACAACAACCCGGACGCCAGCGGCACCGAGGCGGAGGGCCGCGACATTGCGCGGGCGCTGGCAACGTTGGTGGAAGAACAGCGCTCGGTGCTGCTCCTGGTGATGCTTGAAGGGCTGAGCTACCGCGAGGTCGCCAACATCCAGGGCGTGCCGATCGGTACCGTAATGTCCCGGCTTGCCCGCGCACGCGCGCATGTCAAAGCTTCGCTCGAGGGCGAACGCGCGGCGCTCAGGCGGGTGAAATGA
- a CDS encoding anti-sigma factor family protein codes for MTDRNIPVTEDELHAYVDDELPAERRGDVEAWLASHPDDAARVRSWRAMAEALHTRYDSVVDEAVPRRLEIERLVRQPRRWVYGAVAATLAAFIAGGGIGWFARGAATAPSAFQNLTVHAIEAHRLYVVEVRHPVEVPGSERHHLQQWLTKRCGWVVRAPELAGAGLKLVGGRLLPGSGGPASFMMYESASGERFTIYTAKSDAEATQMRYAAEGKESTLFWADDGVVYAVVSTGADRGRLTQIAQAVYDQMEKKG; via the coding sequence ATGACCGATCGCAACATTCCCGTCACCGAAGACGAGCTGCATGCTTACGTCGACGACGAGCTGCCGGCAGAACGCCGCGGCGACGTCGAAGCGTGGCTCGCCTCGCATCCCGACGATGCCGCGCGGGTGCGGTCGTGGCGCGCGATGGCGGAAGCGCTGCATACCAGGTACGATTCGGTTGTCGACGAGGCGGTGCCGAGACGGCTCGAGATCGAGCGGCTGGTGCGACAGCCGCGCAGATGGGTGTACGGCGCGGTGGCGGCGACGCTGGCGGCGTTCATCGCCGGCGGCGGCATCGGCTGGTTCGCACGCGGCGCGGCGACTGCACCTTCGGCTTTCCAAAATTTGACGGTGCATGCGATCGAAGCGCACCGGCTTTACGTGGTGGAAGTGCGGCATCCCGTCGAGGTGCCGGGCAGTGAACGCCATCATCTGCAGCAATGGCTGACCAAGCGCTGCGGCTGGGTCGTCCGCGCGCCGGAACTGGCGGGGGCCGGATTGAAACTCGTCGGCGGACGGCTGTTGCCGGGTTCCGGGGGCCCAGCGTCCTTCATGATGTATGAGAGCGCCTCAGGCGAACGCTTCACGATCTACACCGCGAAATCGGACGCCGAGGCGACCCAAATGCGGTACGCGGCGGAAGGTAAGGAGAGCACCCTGTTCTGGGCCGACGACGGCGTCGTCTATGCGGTGGTGTCTACCGGCGCCGACAGGGGACGGCTGACCCAGATCGCCCAGGCCGTCTACGATCAGATGGAAAAGAAGGGCTGA
- a CDS encoding J domain-containing protein, translating to MRDPYEVLGVPRGASATAIKSAYRKLAKKHHPDNNKNDPKAAARFSEINAANEIIGDEDKRKQFDRGEIDAEGKPRFQGFPGGGFSGDPRGRAGGGGFESYTFRSGGGPGGMGGAGFEDILNSMFGGAARSGRAGGGRTFEFDTGGVGLDLDLNVTMTVSLEESVKGGEKRVRLPTGKELNVKIPAGVTAGQQIRLKGQGETAPGHPPGDLLITVSIAPHPFFKVDGSDLRLDLPITLYEAVLGGKVRVPTLGGAVELSIPKNTSSGRTFRLKGKGLPKPGETGDLLVTTRIILPDGNDSELEALMQKWRDGHPYNPRSDFG from the coding sequence ATGCGCGACCCCTATGAGGTCTTGGGGGTGCCGCGAGGCGCCAGCGCTACGGCGATCAAGAGTGCCTACCGCAAGCTCGCCAAGAAGCATCACCCCGACAACAACAAGAACGATCCGAAGGCTGCGGCGCGATTTTCCGAGATCAACGCCGCCAACGAGATCATCGGCGACGAGGACAAGCGCAAGCAGTTCGATCGCGGCGAGATCGATGCCGAGGGCAAGCCGCGCTTCCAAGGCTTTCCTGGTGGCGGCTTTTCCGGCGACCCGCGCGGCCGAGCCGGTGGAGGTGGTTTCGAATCCTACACTTTCCGCAGCGGGGGCGGCCCCGGCGGCATGGGCGGCGCGGGCTTCGAGGACATCCTCAACAGCATGTTCGGCGGCGCAGCCAGGAGCGGACGTGCCGGCGGCGGCCGAACCTTTGAATTCGACACCGGTGGAGTCGGCCTCGATCTCGATCTGAACGTCACCATGACGGTGTCGCTGGAAGAGTCGGTCAAGGGCGGGGAAAAGCGCGTCCGTTTGCCGACCGGCAAGGAGCTCAACGTCAAGATCCCCGCAGGCGTCACCGCCGGTCAGCAGATCCGGCTAAAGGGGCAGGGCGAAACTGCGCCGGGCCACCCGCCGGGCGATCTCCTGATTACGGTCAGCATCGCCCCGCATCCCTTCTTCAAGGTCGATGGCAGCGATTTGCGCCTGGATCTGCCCATCACGCTTTATGAGGCGGTGTTGGGCGGCAAGGTCCGCGTGCCCACCCTGGGTGGCGCGGTAGAGCTCTCGATCCCGAAAAATACCTCAAGCGGCCGCACCTTCCGCCTCAAGGGCAAGGGCCTGCCCAAGCCCGGGGAAACCGGGGACTTGCTCGTCACCACCCGGATTATTTTGCCCGACGGGAACGATAGCGAGCTCGAGGCATTGATGCAGAAGTGGCGCGATGGCCACCCGTACAATCCGCGCAGCGATTTCGGCTGA
- a CDS encoding RT0821/Lpp0805 family surface protein, with protein sequence MTLILIGLGSGGCSLSRPDAYAKMNAADVTGALGKQSPVPTESDLAFARTAASDVLTKGDKDSSQPWENPETGARGSVTPLSQAYSAEDGRTCRDFLASYVNGRSESWLQGAACKAGHGRWEIHTIKPWTRG encoded by the coding sequence ATGACGTTGATTTTGATCGGTCTCGGCTCAGGCGGCTGCAGCCTCTCGCGCCCGGATGCCTACGCCAAGATGAACGCTGCCGACGTCACGGGTGCACTGGGCAAGCAATCGCCGGTGCCGACCGAGAGCGATCTCGCCTTTGCCCGCACCGCCGCCTCCGACGTGCTGACCAAGGGTGACAAGGATTCCAGCCAACCCTGGGAAAATCCGGAGACCGGCGCGCGCGGCTCGGTGACGCCGCTGTCGCAGGCCTATTCTGCGGAAGATGGGCGCACCTGCCGGGATTTCCTGGCGAGCTACGTCAACGGCCGCTCGGAAAGCTGGCTGCAGGGCGCCGCCTGCAAGGCAGGCCACGGTAGATGGGAAATCCATACAATTAAGCCGTGGACGAGGGGATAA
- the pdxH gene encoding pyridoxamine 5'-phosphate oxidase — protein sequence MTDTTSIKHPTPLTSGDFTAAEEPFALFAEWFAEAVKSEPNDPNAMALATVDADGLPDVRMVLMKGYDADGFVFYSHIASQKGRELAANPKAALLFHWKSLRRQVRVRGSVTPVTDEEADAYFATRPKQAQIGAWASKQSQPLESRFAFEQAIARVAAKYVIGEVPRPPGWSGWRITPQRFEFWHDRPYRLHDRIEFRRDAPSQAWSKVRLYP from the coding sequence ATGACGGACACGACCTCCATCAAACACCCGACACCGTTAACATCGGGTGATTTTACCGCGGCCGAGGAACCATTTGCGCTGTTTGCCGAGTGGTTTGCGGAAGCCGTGAAGTCCGAGCCGAACGATCCCAACGCGATGGCGCTGGCGACCGTCGATGCCGACGGGCTACCCGACGTCCGGATGGTGCTGATGAAGGGCTATGATGCGGATGGTTTCGTGTTCTACAGCCACATCGCCAGCCAGAAGGGCCGCGAACTCGCCGCAAATCCTAAGGCCGCTTTACTATTTCACTGGAAGTCGCTGCGCCGTCAGGTGCGCGTCCGCGGCAGCGTGACGCCGGTGACGGACGAGGAAGCCGATGCGTATTTCGCGACGCGTCCGAAGCAGGCGCAGATCGGCGCCTGGGCCAGCAAGCAGTCGCAGCCGCTGGAGAGCCGCTTCGCTTTCGAGCAGGCAATCGCCAGGGTCGCGGCCAAATACGTCATCGGCGAAGTGCCGCGCCCGCCCGGCTGGAGCGGTTGGCGCATTACGCCCCAGCGTTTCGAATTCTGGCACGACCGACCATACCGCCTGCACGACCGCATCGAATTCCGCCGCGATGCGCCGTCACAGGCCTGGAGCAAGGTGCGGCTCTATCCCTGA
- a CDS encoding SDR family NAD(P)-dependent oxidoreductase — protein sequence MPAPSNAPRRTLLLTGASRGIGHATAIRFSSAGWRVITCSRHAFPEVCPWGAGPEDHIEVDLGSHDDTVRAISEIRRRLENDELHALVNNAAISPKAPGGGRLGTMDTDVETWNHVFHVNFFAPIMIARGLLEELKHARGAVVNVTSIAGSRVHPFAGAAYATSKAALAALTREMAFDFGRVGVRVNAIAPGEIDTSILSPGTEKIVEQQIPMHRLGTPDEVAKIIYVLCTETSSYVNGAEIHINGGQHV from the coding sequence ATGCCCGCTCCATCCAATGCGCCACGGCGCACGCTGCTTCTGACCGGTGCCAGCCGCGGCATCGGCCATGCCACCGCGATCCGGTTCTCCTCGGCCGGCTGGCGCGTCATCACCTGTTCGCGGCACGCCTTCCCGGAAGTCTGCCCGTGGGGCGCCGGCCCGGAGGATCACATCGAGGTCGACCTCGGCAGCCATGACGACACCGTGCGCGCGATTTCCGAGATTCGCAGGCGGCTGGAGAACGACGAGTTGCACGCGCTGGTCAACAATGCGGCGATCTCGCCGAAGGCGCCGGGCGGCGGGCGGCTCGGCACCATGGACACCGATGTCGAAACCTGGAACCACGTCTTTCACGTCAACTTCTTCGCGCCGATCATGATCGCGCGCGGACTGCTCGAGGAGTTGAAACACGCCAGGGGCGCGGTGGTGAACGTCACCTCGATCGCGGGCTCGCGCGTGCACCCGTTCGCGGGCGCGGCCTATGCGACGTCGAAGGCGGCGCTTGCCGCGCTGACGCGCGAGATGGCGTTCGATTTCGGCCGCGTCGGCGTCCGCGTCAACGCGATCGCGCCCGGCGAGATCGACACCTCGATCCTGTCGCCGGGCACCGAGAAGATCGTCGAGCAGCAGATTCCGATGCACCGCCTCGGCACGCCGGACGAGGTGGCGAAGATCATTTACGTGTTGTGCACGGAAACCAGCTCTTACGTGAACGGCGCCGAGATTCACATCAACGGCGGCCAGCACGTGTAG
- a CDS encoding magnesium transporter CorA family protein — protein sequence MFSVFVPFESTLKKLPDVDPAALPDNAVWIDLLNPTGQEDRAVERLTGIAVPTREDMQEIEISSRLYIENAARYMTATLMCQSDTDMPRTTAVTFILAGHRLVTVRYDEPKPFALVEHKLARSCLPGISGEMVLMELLDAVIDRCADILERAGAEVDQVSHDIFEPESARHGQAKRYSQILIAIGRKGDLVSKIRESLVSIGRVVTFLSAVVEGVKWSKDMREQLKTMQRDVGSLTDHASYLSNKITFTLDAMLGVVNLEQNNIIKLFSVMAVVLMPPTLIASVYGMNFKVMPELEWAHGYPMALLMMLMAAVLPYLFFRWKKWL from the coding sequence ATGTTTTCGGTGTTTGTTCCCTTCGAATCTACCCTGAAGAAGCTCCCGGATGTGGACCCGGCAGCATTGCCGGACAATGCGGTCTGGATCGACCTGTTGAACCCGACGGGGCAGGAGGACCGCGCGGTCGAGCGGCTGACCGGGATTGCAGTACCGACCCGGGAGGACATGCAGGAAATCGAGATTTCCAGCCGGCTCTATATCGAGAACGCCGCCCGCTACATGACCGCTACGCTGATGTGCCAATCCGACACCGATATGCCGCGGACCACGGCCGTCACCTTCATTCTCGCCGGTCACCGTCTGGTGACGGTGCGCTACGACGAGCCGAAGCCGTTTGCGCTCGTTGAGCACAAGCTGGCGCGCTCCTGCCTGCCCGGGATATCGGGCGAGATGGTGCTGATGGAACTGCTCGACGCGGTGATCGACCGCTGCGCCGACATTCTGGAGCGCGCTGGCGCCGAGGTCGACCAGGTCTCGCACGACATCTTCGAGCCCGAAAGCGCACGCCATGGTCAGGCCAAGCGATACTCGCAGATCCTGATCGCGATCGGGCGCAAGGGGGATCTGGTCTCCAAGATCCGCGAGAGCCTGGTCTCGATCGGCCGCGTCGTCACCTTCCTGTCGGCGGTGGTGGAGGGTGTCAAATGGTCCAAGGATATGCGCGAACAGCTCAAGACCATGCAGCGCGACGTCGGTTCCCTGACCGACCACGCCTCCTACCTCTCCAACAAGATCACCTTCACGCTCGATGCCATGCTCGGCGTCGTCAATCTCGAACAGAACAACATCATCAAGCTGTTCTCCGTAATGGCGGTGGTGCTGATGCCGCCGACCCTGATCGCGTCGGTCTACGGCATGAACTTCAAGGTGATGCCGGAACTCGAATGGGCGCACGGCTATCCGATGGCGCTGCTCATGATGCTCATGGCAGCAGTGCTGCCGTACTTGTTCTTCAGATGGAAGAAGTGGCTGTAG
- a CDS encoding L,D-transpeptidase, whose translation MSSLKVILGLLAAGLALSGCMPATTYQAAPEATLKPNDKAQLAKARYAAVKPPEPFRRAIVDYHRKELPGTIVVDSDNHYLYLVQDGGKAIRYGVTVGEEALAFSGIARVGNMAEWPKWTPTADIHKRIEGLPASVPGGVDNPLGARALYLYQGNRDTLFRIHGTNQPEYIGASISSGCIRMTNEDVIDLYSRVKTGTVVVVLEPKQGDSPFNSKMALQGGGNSSSMAQ comes from the coding sequence ATGTCGTCGCTGAAAGTAATTTTGGGGCTGCTCGCCGCCGGCCTTGCGTTGTCCGGCTGCATGCCGGCAACCACCTATCAAGCTGCACCTGAAGCCACCCTCAAGCCGAACGACAAGGCCCAGCTTGCCAAGGCGCGCTATGCCGCGGTCAAGCCCCCGGAACCGTTCCGCCGCGCCATCGTCGACTATCACCGCAAGGAACTGCCCGGTACCATCGTTGTCGATTCCGACAACCATTACCTCTATCTGGTCCAGGACGGCGGCAAGGCGATCCGCTATGGCGTCACCGTCGGCGAGGAAGCCCTCGCATTCTCCGGCATCGCGCGCGTCGGCAACATGGCGGAATGGCCGAAATGGACGCCGACCGCCGACATTCACAAGCGTATCGAAGGCCTGCCGGCCTCGGTGCCCGGCGGCGTCGACAATCCGCTCGGTGCCCGCGCGCTCTACCTGTACCAGGGCAACCGCGACACGCTGTTCCGCATCCACGGCACCAACCAGCCGGAATATATCGGCGCCTCGATCTCGTCGGGCTGCATCCGCATGACCAACGAAGACGTCATCGACCTCTACAGCCGGGTGAAGACGGGCACCGTGGTCGTCGTGCTCGAACCCAAGCAGGGTGACTCGCCGTTCAATTCCAAGATGGCGCTGCAGGGCGGCGGCAACAGCAGCTCGATGGCGCAGTAG
- a CDS encoding extensin family protein, translating into MNFTAQKASRKWANGTFGRIAAAMVTAAAAALLIGMPVEPAWAAKASHAAPWDNLFRHLQPRPRAKARRVAVPLPRPRPAEAPSAEPEQPAEKEQASPEKDKAKEQAAPAPQPTPQPSACRLALTDEVAIAPSIPDIRGANGCGGEDLVRLEAIVLPDKRRVSVKPAAILRCPMASALAEWIRKDIAPLAERLGSTVSDLDNFDSFECRGRNRIVGAKLSEHGRANALDVRAFKLTDGTSISLTDRTVPRKLRETVLHSACTRFSTVLGPGSDWYHEDHIHLDLMERRGNYRICQWDVWDPLPQRAPLLPAERPEEAPPREVAAKPDDAKSDANRSDKPDANRSGAKPDAAKPDAESNGEKSEKAEPAREDKPATKKRRKNRRS; encoded by the coding sequence ATGAACTTTACCGCGCAGAAAGCAAGCCGAAAATGGGCTAATGGCACCTTTGGCCGCATTGCAGCGGCAATGGTTACCGCTGCCGCGGCCGCGCTGTTGATTGGCATGCCAGTCGAGCCGGCCTGGGCGGCAAAGGCTTCGCACGCCGCGCCGTGGGACAACCTATTCAGGCATTTACAACCACGTCCGCGAGCAAAGGCGCGCCGTGTGGCTGTGCCGCTGCCGAGGCCGCGTCCCGCTGAGGCGCCGTCTGCCGAGCCTGAGCAGCCGGCCGAGAAGGAGCAGGCGTCGCCTGAGAAAGACAAGGCCAAGGAGCAGGCGGCGCCTGCACCGCAGCCCACGCCACAACCCTCCGCGTGCCGCCTGGCGCTGACGGACGAAGTCGCCATTGCGCCCAGCATCCCGGACATCCGCGGCGCCAACGGCTGCGGCGGCGAGGATCTGGTGCGGCTCGAGGCGATCGTGCTGCCGGACAAGCGGCGGGTGTCGGTGAAGCCGGCGGCGATCCTGCGTTGTCCCATGGCGTCTGCGCTGGCAGAGTGGATCCGCAAGGATATCGCACCGCTCGCTGAGCGCCTCGGCAGCACCGTCTCCGATCTCGACAATTTCGACTCGTTCGAGTGCCGTGGCCGTAACCGCATCGTCGGCGCAAAACTCTCCGAGCACGGCCGCGCCAACGCGCTCGACGTGCGCGCCTTCAAGCTCACCGATGGCACCTCGATCTCGCTAACCGACCGGACCGTGCCGCGGAAATTGCGCGAGACCGTGCTGCACTCCGCCTGCACGCGGTTCTCGACCGTGCTCGGCCCGGGTTCGGACTGGTACCACGAGGACCACATCCATCTCGATCTGATGGAGCGGCGCGGCAATTACCGGATCTGCCAATGGGACGTCTGGGACCCGCTGCCGCAGAGAGCGCCGCTATTGCCGGCCGAACGGCCCGAGGAAGCGCCGCCGCGCGAGGTCGCCGCCAAACCCGACGACGCCAAATCCGACGCGAACAGGTCTGACAAGCCTGATGCAAACAGGTCTGGTGCGAAGCCCGATGCGGCCAAGCCGGACGCTGAATCGAATGGCGAGAAATCGGAAAAGGCCGAGCCGGCGCGCGAGGACAAGCCCGCAACGAAAAAGCGCCGGAAAAACCGGCGCTCTTGA
- a CDS encoding fatty-acid--CoA ligase produces the protein MLGLMQDWPLLCHRIIEHAAKYHGTQEVVTRSVEGPIHRTNYAEIHARALKVSQRLDRDGIKLGDRVATIAWNTWRHLECWYGIMGIGAICHTVNPRLFPDQIAWIINHAQDRVVITDTTFVPILEKIAANLPSVERYIVLTDKAHMPQTTLKNAVAYEDWVAEADGKFTWKDFDENTAAAMCYTSGTTGDPKGVLYSHRSNVLHGLMANNVDALGTSAAETMLPVVPLFHANSWGIAFSAPSMGTKLVMPGAKLDGASVYELLDTEKVTHTAGVPTVWLMLLNHMSANNLKLPHLKSVVCGGSAMPRSMIKSFVDMGVRVRHAWGMTEMSPIGTVAALKPPFAELTGEERLDILQTQGYPPFGVEMKITDDAGKELPWDGKTFGRLKVSGPAVAKGYFKVDTDILDEEGYFDTGDVATIDQHGYMRITDRSKDVIKSGGEWISSIDLENLAVGHPAVAEAAVIGVYHPKWDERPLLIVQLKAGQQASREDILKFMDGKIAKWWMPDDVVFVDGIPHTATGKILKTALREQFKSYSFPNAAA, from the coding sequence ATGCTCGGATTGATGCAAGATTGGCCTTTGCTTTGCCATCGGATTATCGAACACGCGGCGAAGTATCACGGCACGCAAGAGGTCGTCACGCGGTCGGTCGAAGGCCCCATTCATCGCACCAATTACGCCGAAATTCATGCACGCGCGCTGAAAGTATCGCAACGGCTCGACCGCGACGGCATCAAGCTCGGTGACCGTGTCGCCACCATCGCCTGGAACACCTGGCGCCATCTCGAATGCTGGTACGGCATCATGGGAATCGGCGCGATTTGCCACACTGTCAATCCGCGGCTGTTCCCCGACCAGATTGCCTGGATCATCAACCACGCGCAGGACCGCGTGGTGATCACCGATACCACCTTCGTGCCGATCCTGGAAAAGATCGCGGCCAACCTGCCGAGCGTCGAGCGCTACATCGTGCTGACCGACAAGGCGCATATGCCGCAGACCACGCTGAAGAACGCGGTCGCCTATGAGGATTGGGTCGCGGAAGCGGACGGCAAGTTCACGTGGAAGGATTTTGACGAGAATACCGCGGCCGCGATGTGCTACACCTCGGGAACCACGGGCGACCCCAAAGGCGTGTTGTATTCGCATCGCTCCAACGTGCTGCACGGGCTGATGGCCAACAACGTCGACGCGCTCGGCACCAGCGCCGCCGAGACCATGCTGCCGGTGGTGCCGTTGTTCCATGCCAATAGCTGGGGCATCGCATTCTCCGCGCCTTCGATGGGCACCAAGCTCGTGATGCCCGGCGCCAAGCTCGACGGTGCTTCGGTCTATGAACTGCTCGACACCGAGAAAGTCACCCATACCGCCGGCGTGCCGACGGTGTGGCTGATGCTGCTGAACCACATGTCGGCCAACAATCTGAAGCTGCCCCACCTGAAGAGCGTGGTATGCGGCGGCTCGGCGATGCCGCGCTCAATGATCAAATCGTTCGTCGACATGGGCGTGCGCGTACGCCACGCCTGGGGCATGACCGAGATGAGCCCGATCGGAACCGTGGCCGCGCTGAAGCCGCCGTTTGCCGAACTCACCGGCGAGGAGCGGCTCGACATCCTGCAGACCCAGGGCTACCCGCCGTTCGGCGTCGAGATGAAGATCACCGACGATGCCGGCAAGGAACTGCCGTGGGACGGCAAGACCTTCGGCCGCCTCAAGGTGAGTGGGCCCGCGGTCGCCAAGGGCTATTTCAAGGTCGATACCGATATCCTCGACGAGGAAGGCTATTTCGACACCGGCGACGTCGCCACCATCGACCAGCACGGTTACATGCGGATCACCGACCGCTCCAAGGACGTCATCAAGTCCGGCGGCGAATGGATCTCATCGATCGATCTCGAAAACCTCGCGGTCGGCCACCCGGCGGTCGCGGAAGCCGCTGTCATCGGCGTCTACCATCCCAAATGGGACGAACGTCCGCTGCTGATCGTGCAACTCAAGGCCGGCCAGCAGGCAAGCCGCGAGGACATCCTGAAATTCATGGATGGCAAGATCGCGAAATGGTGGATGCCCGATGACGTCGTCTTTGTCGACGGCATCCCCCACACCGCAACCGGCAAGATCCTGAAGACCGCGCTGCGCGAGCAGTTCAAGAGCTACAGCTTCCCGAACGCGGCGGCGTGA
- a CDS encoding DUF1499 domain-containing protein — protein sequence MARRFSSPYQSEPVSSLATWSRNLAIFAVVAVVVSIIIVRFGFLEVKPALATFFGALGLAVLSILVGLAAFAAIWQNGSRGMGRIVLAFLISALLLAYPAYLALQYRKLPPIHDITTDPIDPPRFEALARLRSGEGANSAVYAGLYSAEQQRIAYPDIETVELEVPPQRAYEVTLALVNKRKWLVIDERPPQPPRRIGRIEAVARTPIMGFREDISIRITPDGDDSRVDIRSSSRYFESDLGSNAARVSKLIEDINAAVDNAKPAAPKKPQTPAKAQAKNVKK from the coding sequence ATGGCCCGAAGGTTTTCCTCTCCTTACCAGTCGGAGCCCGTGTCCAGCCTCGCCACCTGGTCGCGCAACCTCGCCATCTTCGCCGTGGTCGCGGTGGTGGTGTCGATCATCATCGTCCGCTTCGGCTTCCTGGAGGTAAAACCCGCGCTGGCGACGTTCTTCGGCGCGCTCGGTTTGGCTGTGCTTTCGATCCTGGTCGGCCTCGCCGCCTTTGCCGCAATCTGGCAGAACGGATCGCGCGGCATGGGCCGGATCGTGCTGGCGTTCCTGATCAGCGCCCTTCTGCTCGCCTACCCGGCCTACCTCGCCCTGCAATATCGCAAGCTGCCGCCGATCCACGACATCACCACCGATCCGATCGATCCGCCGCGCTTCGAGGCGCTGGCGCGGCTGCGCAGCGGCGAAGGTGCCAACTCCGCCGTCTATGCCGGACTCTATTCGGCCGAGCAGCAGCGGATCGCCTATCCCGACATCGAGACCGTGGAGCTCGAAGTACCGCCGCAGCGGGCCTATGAGGTGACGCTGGCGCTGGTCAACAAGCGCAAATGGCTCGTGATCGACGAACGGCCGCCGCAGCCGCCACGCCGCATCGGCCGCATCGAGGCGGTGGCGCGAACGCCGATCATGGGATTCCGCGAGGACATCTCGATCCGCATTACCCCCGACGGCGACGATTCACGCGTAGATATCCGCTCCTCCTCGCGCTATTTCGAAAGCGACCTCGGCAGCAACGCCGCCCGCGTCTCAAAGCTGATCGAGGACATCAACGCCGCCGTCGACAACGCCAAGCCGGCGGCGCCGAAGAAGCCGCAGACACCGGCCAAGGCCCAGGCAAAGAATGTAAAAAAATGA
- a CDS encoding MBL fold metallo-hydrolase produces MADNDDIPFNRDFPLRAGVVDEPRPGVRRVLCNNPSPFTFTGTVSYIVGKGTVAIIDPGPDDDAHAKALLDAVRGETVTHILVTHTHRDHSPNTARIKAATGAPVYAEGPHRASRPRFESEKHNPESGADRDFRPDIEVKNGDVIEGRGWALEAVATPGHTANHLAFAWPERKINFVGDHVMGWSTSIVAPPDGSMSDYMASLARLEAREEDLYFSGHGPEIPEGPRYVRFLTRHRQAREASILHRLAKGEADIPTMVRAIYIGIDPRLTNAAGYSVLAHLEDLVARGIVATDGDPVIGGTYRLA; encoded by the coding sequence ATGGCCGACAACGACGACATCCCGTTCAACCGCGACTTTCCGCTTCGAGCCGGCGTCGTCGATGAGCCGCGTCCCGGCGTGCGGCGCGTCCTCTGCAATAACCCTAGCCCGTTCACCTTCACCGGCACGGTCAGCTACATCGTGGGCAAGGGCACTGTCGCGATCATCGATCCCGGTCCCGATGATGATGCGCATGCCAAGGCGTTGCTCGACGCCGTGCGCGGCGAGACGGTGACGCATATTCTCGTCACCCACACCCACCGCGACCATTCGCCGAACACCGCGCGGATCAAGGCGGCCACCGGCGCGCCCGTTTATGCCGAGGGGCCGCACCGCGCCTCGCGGCCACGCTTCGAGAGCGAAAAGCACAATCCGGAATCCGGCGCCGACCGCGATTTCAGGCCCGACATCGAGGTCAAGAACGGCGACGTCATCGAAGGGCGGGGCTGGGCGCTGGAGGCGGTCGCAACCCCCGGCCACACCGCCAATCACCTGGCGTTCGCCTGGCCCGAGCGAAAGATCAATTTCGTCGGCGACCACGTGATGGGCTGGTCGACCTCGATCGTCGCACCGCCGGACGGATCGATGAGCGACTACATGGCCTCGCTGGCGCGGCTGGAAGCGCGCGAGGAGGATCTGTATTTTTCAGGCCACGGGCCGGAAATTCCGGAAGGGCCGCGTTACGTCCGTTTCCTGACCCGGCACCGCCAGGCCCGCGAGGCCTCGATCCTGCATCGGCTTGCCAAGGGCGAGGCCGACATCCCGACCATGGTGCGCGCGATCTATATCGGTATCGACCCGCGGCTGACGAATGCCGCCGGCTATTCCGTGCTGGCGCATCTGGAAGATCTGGTCGCCCGCGGGATCGTGGCGACCGATGGCGATCCGGTGATCGGCGGGACGTATCGGCTGGCTTGA